The Humulus lupulus chromosome 4, drHumLupu1.1, whole genome shotgun sequence genome has a window encoding:
- the LOC133831051 gene encoding interactor of constitutive active ROPs 2, chloroplastic-like has translation MQTPKTKAGTLEVPQRRSPVTPRTARKLKTSGSDADPVSSPNMANKTPKSSPKVIDRRSPRSPISEKKRPNRVSELESQLTQLQEDLKKAKDQLNSSESWKRQAQQEAEEAKNQLMEMSAKLEESQQQLLDISACEDDRIQELRILSQDRDRAWQSELEAIQKQHSMDSAALASAMNEIQKLKLQLERRAESEANQARHAESAHDEVHNLRMELSETLSLVQRMKTELNECRESEAQALEIVNRTQMQLETANATIEMLRKDAAKSVESYNSLSLELEQSKARVKSLEGLVGKLQAELINRNSQNTVAPKDEKNLVLENGEKELNELQVELNSVKSEVGQLRSALDAAEIRYQEEFIRSTLQIRSAYEQVEHTKSESSQKEAELTSELKKSNARIEELKALLMDKETELQSISEENECLNSKIEKNLSGQCEFELTMELKKSEATLSELKASLLDKETELQSITEENETLKMEIKNKETDRSKANDEAVALADAARAAEREALMKLGYATEEADKNSRRAARVTEQLDAAQASNTEMEAELRRLKVQTDQWRKAAEAAAAMLSTGNNGKFVERTGSLDNTYNPMDSPYSEDMDDDSPKKKNGNMLKKIGVLWKKGGQKQ, from the exons ATGCAGACACCAAAAACAAA AGCTGGTACTTTGGAAGTGCCTCAAAGAAGATCACCAGTAACACCTCGAACTGCTCGCAAACTCAAGACTTCTGGATCGGATGCTGATCCAGTTTCCTCTCCAAATATGGCAAATAAGACTCCAAAATCTAGTCCAAAAGTCATTGATCGTAGGTCACCACGAAGTCCTATATCTGAG AAGAAGCGCCCAAACAGAGTTTCTGAATTGGAATCACAGCTGACTCAACTTCAAGAGGATTTGAAGAAGGCAAAGGACCAGCTGAACTCTTCCGAGTCATGGAAGAGGCAAGCCCAGCAGGAAGCTGAAGAAGCCAAGAACCAGCTGATGGAGATGTCTGCGAAGCTTGAGGAATCCCAACAGCAGCTGCTGGATATCTCTGCATGTGAGGATGATCGTATTCAAGAGCTTCGTATACTTTCTCAGGATCGAGACAGAGCTTGGCAGTCAGAACTTGAGGCCATCCAGAAGCAGCATTCAATGGATTCTGCTGCCTTGGCTTCTGCCATGAATGAAATTCAGAAGCTCAAGCTTCAGCTGGAAAGGAGAGCTGAATCAGAAGCCAACCAGGCTAGGCATGCAGAGTCTGCACATGATGAGGTCCATAATTTAAGAATGGAGCTATCAGAAACTCTCTCACTGGTTCAGAGAATGAAAACCGAGCTCAACGAATGCAGGGAATCTGAAGCTCAAGCTTTAGAAATTGTTAATAGAACTCAAATGCAATTGGAAACGGCAAATGCAACCATAGAAATGCTTCGAAAAGATGCAGCCAAATCAGTGGAGTCTTACAACTCCTTATCCTTGGAGTTGGAGCAATCCAAAGCTCGAGTGAAGTCGCTGGAGGGTCTTGTGGGCAAACTCCAAGCAGAGCTAATTAATCGAAACAGCCAAAACACGGTGGCTCCTAAGGATGAGAAAAATCTTGTCCTTGAAAATGGGGAAAAAGAACTAAATGAGTTACAAGTAGAGCTTAATTCTGTGAAATCTGAAGTAGGTCAATTGAGATCTGCATTAGATGCTGCTGAGATTAGGTACCAGGAGGAATTCATTCGGAGCACATTGCAGATTAGAAGTGCTTATGAACAAGTTGAGCATACAAAATCTGAATCAAGTCAGAAAGAGGCTGAATTGACATCAGAATTGAAGAAATCCAATGCTCGTATTGAAGAATTGAAGGCACTACTGATGGATAAGGAAACTGAGTTGCAAAGTATATCAGAGGAAAATGAGTGTTTGAACTCAAAGATTGAGAAAAATCTATCAGGTCAATGCGAATTTGAACTTACAATGGAACTGAAGAAGTCAGAAGCTACCTTATCTGAGTTGAAGGCAAGTTTATTGGACAAGGAGACAGAGTTGCAGAGTATTACTGAGGAAAACGAGACGCTCAAGATGGAAATCAAGAATAAGGAAACTGATAGGAGTAAGGCTAATGACGAAGCTGTTGCATTAGCTGACGCTGCAAGGGCTGCAGAGCGAGAGGCGCTCATGAAGCTAGGCTATGCAACTGAGGAAGCTGACAAAAACAGCAGGAGGGCAGCTCGGGTGACTGAGCAGCTGGATGCAGCTCAAGCATCAAACACAGAAATGGAGGCTGAATTAAGGAGGCTCAAGGTTCAGACAGACCAGTGGAGAAAGGCTGCCGAGGCAGCTGCTGCCATGCTTTCAACAGGTAACAATGGGAAATTTGTCGAGCGAACGGGATCACTTGACAACACCTATAACCCCATGGATTCGCCTTATTCAGAAGACATGGATGATGATTCACCCAAGAAGAAAAATGGTAACATGTTGAAGAAGATTGGGGTTTTATGGAAGAAGGGTGGTCAGAAACAGTAG